From Haloarcula hispanica ATCC 33960, the proteins below share one genomic window:
- a CDS encoding dCTP deaminase/dUTPase family protein produces MTDFGEYVTDIVHEPTQTDSPGFDLTVGEVYEVVEPGRIDFGGGELDAAGVTPHSSEKRNPDDDYEWWTLRAGQYLVEYNESLTGAATVTLQPRTELLERGATHSTLHVDALPRVPLSVGGAGLQLKENARVSTIVAAEE; encoded by the coding sequence ATGACCGACTTCGGCGAGTACGTCACGGATATCGTCCACGAACCGACCCAGACCGACAGCCCGGGGTTCGACCTCACCGTCGGCGAAGTGTACGAGGTCGTCGAGCCGGGGCGGATCGACTTCGGCGGCGGCGAACTCGACGCGGCCGGCGTCACACCCCATTCGAGCGAGAAGCGGAATCCGGACGACGACTACGAGTGGTGGACGCTGCGGGCCGGCCAGTATCTCGTCGAGTACAACGAATCGCTGACCGGCGCGGCGACGGTGACGCTCCAGCCGCGGACGGAACTGCTCGAACGCGGCGCGACGCACTCGACACTGCACGTCGACGCGCTCCCGCGCGTGCCGCTATCGGTCGGCGGCGCGGGGCTACAGCTCAAAGAGAATGCCAGAGTCAGTACGATTGTCGCGGCCGAGGAGTAA
- a CDS encoding DUF5807 family protein has protein sequence MTKHTEFLAGERPEDVLFFLHEDAVSNPGALAEYADEVEDGHVLVLPGDDGRSAFQSATGIDPMGLAQQAMGTEGDIDDDLTDAVCPIAEEEPESDHTTRFVFAFAEEQNEDVGGLYAEGDVVHAYAVCACGERYSDKWVVGE, from the coding sequence ATGACCAAACACACGGAGTTTCTGGCGGGCGAGCGGCCTGAAGACGTGCTCTTCTTCCTGCACGAGGACGCCGTCTCGAACCCCGGCGCGCTGGCCGAGTACGCCGACGAAGTCGAGGACGGCCACGTCCTCGTCCTGCCGGGCGACGACGGCCGCAGCGCGTTCCAGTCGGCGACGGGCATCGACCCGATGGGACTGGCTCAGCAGGCGATGGGTACGGAGGGCGACATCGACGACGACCTGACCGACGCGGTCTGTCCGATCGCCGAGGAGGAGCCGGAGAGCGACCACACGACCCGATTCGTCTTCGCCTTCGCCGAGGAACAGAACGAGGACGTAGGCGGGCTCTACGCCGAGGGAGACGTGGTCCACGCCTACGCAGTCTGTGCCTGTGGAGAACGGTACAGCGACAAGTGGGTCGTCGGGGAGTAG
- a CDS encoding DHH family phosphoesterase has translation MDDWLIDDDRLSIGRKSVLPGEGFFIPDSYEEEQAEAEAAETLDDAGVIVIADPDADGLACTALIREAHGEGALLPAGPHELTEALEWTAEYADPDATVFICDLCPDRESDIAPLDSLIERVERVVWFDHHQWPDDLAADVDAAGVERTVGDSEEVCTADVALSELDYDFDEQWADLAAVTRDHDLWIRDDPRSDDLADLSYWSEPEEYIEAVRDHGPDLSPEFHEFLDEKRVEKEALIEKAVERAELREVGEWTVGVTYGRCSQNEVAEALREQGADAAVIVKPAGSASIRGTDNFERAHEVAQQVNGGGHPKAAGCKPDIYDDMMDYAHHWTTQGAVAKQAIVDAFRRLPEEEAEGVDTDR, from the coding sequence ATGGACGATTGGCTCATCGACGACGACCGTCTCTCTATCGGCCGCAAATCCGTACTCCCCGGCGAGGGGTTCTTTATCCCGGATTCCTACGAGGAAGAGCAAGCCGAAGCGGAAGCCGCCGAGACGCTGGACGACGCCGGTGTCATTGTTATCGCCGACCCGGACGCAGACGGACTGGCCTGTACCGCACTGATCCGCGAGGCCCACGGAGAAGGCGCACTGCTGCCTGCCGGCCCACACGAACTCACCGAAGCGCTCGAATGGACCGCCGAGTACGCCGACCCCGACGCGACCGTCTTCATCTGTGACCTCTGTCCCGACCGCGAATCCGACATCGCGCCCCTCGATTCGCTGATCGAGCGCGTCGAACGCGTCGTCTGGTTCGACCACCACCAGTGGCCCGACGACCTCGCCGCCGACGTGGACGCGGCCGGCGTCGAGCGCACCGTCGGAGATAGTGAGGAAGTGTGTACCGCTGACGTGGCGCTGTCGGAACTCGACTACGACTTCGACGAGCAGTGGGCCGACCTCGCCGCCGTCACCCGCGACCACGACCTCTGGATCCGCGACGACCCCCGAAGCGACGACCTCGCGGACCTCTCGTACTGGAGCGAACCCGAGGAGTACATCGAGGCGGTTCGCGACCACGGCCCCGACCTCTCGCCGGAGTTCCACGAGTTCCTCGACGAGAAGCGCGTCGAGAAGGAGGCGCTCATCGAGAAGGCCGTCGAGCGGGCCGAACTCCGCGAGGTCGGCGAGTGGACGGTCGGCGTCACCTACGGCCGCTGCTCACAGAACGAGGTCGCCGAGGCGCTCCGCGAGCAGGGCGCTGACGCCGCCGTCATCGTCAAGCCCGCCGGCTCCGCCTCGATTCGTGGGACGGATAACTTCGAGCGCGCCCACGAGGTCGCCCAGCAGGTCAACGGCGGCGGCCACCCGAAGGCGGCGGGCTGCAAGCCCGACATCTACGACGACATGATGGACTACGCCCACCACTGGACGACGCAAGGGGCCGTGGCGAAACAGGCTATCGTGGACGCCTTCCGACGGCTGCCTGAGGAAGAAGCGGAAGGCGTCGATACCGACCGATAG
- a CDS encoding universal stress protein, with protein sequence MFDTVVIATDGSGSAERAVEAALDLAARFDATVHGLYVVDTGEVETTPEEVREALERALATTGGRALSFILEAADAEADEELVTAVREGDPADEICKYAAEHDADVIVSGTRGRHGEHGFLLGSVAEELIREAPMPVLTVRQLEGEPNPEREDV encoded by the coding sequence ATGTTCGATACGGTGGTCATCGCCACGGACGGCTCCGGCAGCGCAGAGCGGGCCGTCGAAGCGGCGCTGGACCTGGCAGCGCGCTTCGACGCAACTGTCCACGGGCTGTACGTCGTCGACACCGGCGAGGTTGAGACGACTCCCGAAGAGGTTCGCGAGGCGCTGGAGCGCGCGCTGGCGACCACTGGCGGCCGCGCCCTCTCGTTCATTCTGGAGGCCGCCGACGCCGAGGCAGACGAGGAGCTCGTCACTGCCGTCCGGGAGGGTGACCCGGCCGACGAAATCTGCAAGTACGCGGCGGAACACGACGCCGATGTCATCGTCAGCGGGACTCGGGGCCGCCACGGCGAACATGGATTCCTGCTGGGAAGCGTCGCCGAGGAACTCATCCGGGAGGCCCCCATGCCGGTGCTGACGGTCCGCCAGCTCGAAGGCGAGCCAAACCCCGAGCGCGAGGACGTGTAA
- a CDS encoding universal stress protein yields the protein MDIDLVLAPVDGSDQSERAAEYAIAVAERYDADLHLLFVIDERLHQDIDSGDVSATAIAEEHRAFTESIRERFRDVHDGTFETSSATAFSETRLMQTPGSVVLDVAEDVDADFIVVPREERSEGEEAVGRAAIYVIEYASQPVLTV from the coding sequence ATGGACATCGACCTCGTACTCGCGCCGGTCGACGGCAGCGACCAGTCGGAACGAGCGGCCGAGTACGCGATCGCCGTCGCGGAGCGGTACGACGCCGATCTCCACCTGCTGTTCGTCATCGACGAACGGCTCCACCAGGATATCGACAGCGGCGACGTGAGCGCAACCGCGATCGCCGAGGAGCATCGAGCGTTCACCGAGAGCATCCGGGAACGGTTCCGCGACGTCCACGACGGCACGTTCGAAACGTCGTCCGCGACCGCGTTCTCCGAGACACGACTGATGCAGACACCGGGCAGCGTCGTCCTCGATGTGGCGGAGGACGTCGACGCGGATTTCATCGTCGTCCCGCGCGAGGAGAGAAGCGAGGGCGAAGAGGCCGTCGGGCGCGCGGCGATCTACGTCATCGAGTACGCCAGCCAGCCAGTGCTCACCGTTTAG
- a CDS encoding GNAT family N-acetyltransferase: MTRTYPDEPAEEFPQPPRTITDRKDRPIDVIPADDADTESLVEMYLDFDPADRAQGIPPVKEEAIREWLETILDGDCVNVVAKHDDTVAGHATLVPDNEDEHELAIFVLQAYQGAGIGTALVETLLGHGQAEGIDHVWLTVERWNDPAISLYEKVGFEISSAESFEIEMAIRL, translated from the coding sequence ATGACTCGAACGTACCCAGACGAACCCGCCGAAGAGTTCCCACAGCCGCCACGGACGATCACCGACCGCAAGGACCGTCCCATCGACGTCATTCCCGCCGACGACGCCGATACGGAGAGCCTCGTCGAGATGTATCTCGACTTCGACCCTGCCGACCGTGCGCAGGGCATCCCACCGGTCAAAGAGGAAGCGATCCGTGAGTGGCTCGAAACGATCCTCGACGGCGACTGTGTCAACGTCGTCGCCAAACACGACGACACTGTCGCCGGCCACGCGACGCTGGTCCCGGACAACGAGGACGAGCACGAACTCGCTATCTTCGTGCTACAGGCCTACCAGGGCGCTGGTATCGGGACGGCGCTGGTCGAGACGCTGCTGGGTCACGGTCAGGCCGAGGGCATCGACCACGTCTGGCTCACCGTCGAGCGGTGGAACGACCCGGCGATATCGCTGTACGAGAAGGTCGGCTTCGAGATCAGTAGCGCCGAGAGCTTCGAGATAGAGATGGCGATCCGTCTCTAA
- a CDS encoding universal stress protein codes for MKILLGVGGSELSYQALTETLERVSETGDELTVAVFENGDIDADLETVQQRIQEYIDESGLEPPIRHVEGTSPGSELVNIAESEEFDRIVLGGGGRSPLGKIQLGPIVEFVLLNAQTPVTLIR; via the coding sequence ATGAAAATACTGCTCGGTGTCGGGGGCAGCGAACTGTCCTACCAGGCACTGACCGAGACACTCGAACGCGTATCGGAAACAGGCGACGAGCTGACCGTCGCTGTCTTCGAAAACGGCGACATCGACGCCGACCTCGAAACGGTCCAGCAGCGGATACAGGAGTATATCGACGAAAGCGGGCTCGAGCCGCCGATCCGCCACGTCGAAGGCACCTCGCCGGGCAGCGAGCTGGTGAACATCGCCGAGAGCGAGGAGTTCGATAGGATCGTCCTCGGCGGTGGCGGCCGCTCGCCGCTCGGGAAGATACAGCTCGGCCCCATCGTCGAGTTCGTCCTGCTGAACGCACAGACGCCAGTGACTCTCATCCGATGA
- a CDS encoding DUF5806 family protein — MTEGAPPDETDVEAADDGSAGHQPDDPAAADDGADDGETTESGPADSATEGTAPAEPTSGTAVSEASDVPSDVQKYDRFKKIEGGTYDRANDFLRDRTYITAREWAIARLCADFRTETGVEMTKIGENLPELVPFMTDTYTPQAVNQARAAFEDKVRKAGATFLYGAMCDFFTAEDLDDVMYEATEVAKFLLEVEGVDLAVEDEMEAEDRISSVMREVREQSAALRHDEVCCPECGNEFQVDE, encoded by the coding sequence ATGACTGAGGGCGCACCGCCGGACGAGACGGATGTCGAGGCGGCAGACGACGGTTCGGCCGGCCACCAGCCGGACGACCCGGCGGCCGCGGATGACGGGGCCGACGACGGCGAGACCACGGAAAGCGGCCCCGCCGACTCGGCCACCGAGGGGACAGCACCGGCCGAGCCAACCAGCGGGACAGCGGTTTCTGAAGCCAGTGACGTCCCGTCCGACGTACAAAAGTACGACCGCTTCAAGAAAATCGAGGGCGGGACCTACGACCGCGCGAACGATTTCCTCCGGGACCGGACGTACATCACCGCCCGCGAGTGGGCCATCGCCCGCCTCTGTGCTGACTTCCGGACCGAAACTGGCGTCGAGATGACGAAAATCGGGGAGAACCTCCCAGAACTCGTCCCGTTCATGACGGACACGTACACGCCACAGGCGGTCAATCAGGCCCGCGCTGCCTTCGAGGACAAAGTCCGGAAGGCCGGCGCGACGTTCCTCTACGGCGCGATGTGTGACTTCTTCACCGCTGAGGACCTCGACGACGTGATGTACGAGGCCACCGAGGTCGCGAAGTTCCTCCTCGAAGTCGAGGGTGTCGACCTCGCCGTCGAGGACGAGATGGAGGCCGAAGACCGGATTTCCTCGGTGATGCGGGAGGTCCGCGAGCAGTCCGCGGCGCTGCGACACGACGAGGTGTGTTGTCCAGAGTGTGGGAATGAATTCCAAGTCGACGAGTAG
- a CDS encoding DUF7529 family protein — protein sequence MNDPVDPESNPFDRVVGHWEQVIEDMAATATQYRDDGREAIELHPGDVAVLTGEPRTMAEQTGEYEPETRRLGFDVVVPGDEFRRVADALEDRTVERSEVFRATDDGMVFLLVALECGDDLAVLVPLYYDKTDRADLSQVAADHGLYSHIRPLTDDEVVTVSHEDPEPFFPE from the coding sequence ATGAACGACCCTGTCGACCCCGAGTCTAACCCCTTCGACCGTGTCGTCGGTCACTGGGAGCAGGTCATCGAGGACATGGCGGCCACGGCGACACAGTACCGCGACGACGGGCGCGAGGCTATCGAACTCCACCCCGGAGACGTGGCGGTACTGACCGGCGAGCCGCGAACGATGGCTGAACAGACTGGCGAATACGAGCCGGAGACCCGGCGGCTCGGCTTCGATGTTGTGGTTCCCGGCGACGAGTTCCGGCGGGTCGCCGACGCGCTCGAAGACCGCACCGTCGAGCGCAGCGAGGTGTTCCGGGCGACCGACGACGGGATGGTGTTCCTGCTCGTCGCGCTGGAATGTGGCGACGACCTCGCCGTGCTCGTGCCGCTGTACTACGACAAGACCGACCGGGCGGACCTCTCGCAGGTCGCCGCCGACCACGGACTCTACTCACACATCCGACCGCTCACCGACGACGAGGTGGTCACCGTCTCCCACGAGGACCCCGAACCGTTCTTCCCCGAGTGA
- a CDS encoding dipeptide ABC transporter ATP-binding protein, with product MRDLLTLSDLRTQFETDRGTVKAVDGIDLTVREGETVGLVGESGSGKSVTALSAMDIVDEPGHIAGGEIRFGALETVTRLSRQYPKAVRTADSDSGFITIDAATVDRNRVPDSVSTTADDRTLAEQFIRKAPKKALPEGGEAPVTITDGYVDLTAAPERVMRDIRGGDMGMIFQDPMTSLNPAITVGEQVAESLRLHRYGSKRNDSWFNAVREITPSLSRGSEMDEEIRSDVISLLEEVGIPEPADRVDEYPHEFSGGMRQRVLIAIALACRPKLLVADEPTTALDVTIQAQILDLIDDLQADLGMSVLFITHDLGVVAETCDRVAVMYAGEIVEEGPVEEIFQNPSHPYTYTLLESIPGEGTERLTPIEGNVPSLIDMPEGCHFADRCPWAEPECREGEIPYLQHGPDDVTHRSKCILESFDTDEYGTGDAGVAATETTRTDRQLMEVDGLKKHFSRADDLLDKYIGREPESVKAVDGVSMDIYEGETLGLVGESGCGKSTTGRTILRLLEPTDGTVVFAGQDLADLDKDGLREVRRDLQMIFQDPMSSLDPRMTVGQTIMEPLKIHDLPEDTGDGSRREQRVDRVADLMEAVGLDPDQYDRYPHELSGGQRQRVGIARALAVDPDFIVCDEPVSALDVSVQAQIINLLEDLQHEFGLTYLFIAHDLSVVRHICDRVAVMYLGEVVEVADTPDLFADPKHPYTRALMSAIPEPDPTVEADRILLKGDVPSPIDPPSGCHFRTRCPEVIPPDIDIEQETYREVMDYRQRVEDEAIAIDAVRKQARKTDSATAATDGGADLTEPPSGRGEVPMAAFKQTMVDRFFETSLTGENRRVVETSIEHLADEDWDAAASALRDRFESVCETQHPELQPDSHPAACHLYEQEEESSN from the coding sequence ATGCGCGACCTCTTAACATTATCTGACCTCCGAACCCAGTTCGAGACGGACCGCGGCACCGTCAAAGCCGTCGACGGCATCGACCTCACTGTCAGGGAGGGCGAAACCGTCGGTCTGGTTGGCGAGTCGGGATCAGGGAAATCCGTCACAGCGTTATCGGCAATGGACATCGTCGACGAGCCCGGACACATCGCCGGCGGGGAGATCCGGTTCGGCGCGCTTGAGACAGTCACACGGCTGTCTCGGCAGTATCCGAAGGCAGTACGGACGGCCGACAGCGACAGCGGTTTCATCACCATCGACGCGGCGACGGTCGACCGGAACCGTGTCCCCGACTCGGTTTCGACGACGGCTGACGACAGGACGCTCGCCGAGCAGTTCATTCGGAAAGCTCCGAAAAAGGCCCTTCCGGAGGGCGGCGAGGCGCCCGTCACGATCACCGACGGCTACGTCGACCTGACGGCAGCCCCGGAGCGGGTGATGCGGGACATCCGCGGCGGCGATATGGGGATGATCTTCCAGGACCCGATGACATCGCTGAACCCCGCGATAACGGTCGGCGAGCAGGTCGCGGAGAGCCTGCGCCTCCACCGCTACGGGAGCAAGCGGAACGACTCGTGGTTCAACGCCGTCCGGGAGATTACGCCCTCGCTCAGCCGGGGCAGCGAGATGGACGAGGAGATCCGGTCGGACGTTATCTCGCTGCTGGAAGAGGTCGGAATCCCGGAGCCGGCCGACCGCGTCGACGAGTACCCCCACGAGTTCTCCGGCGGGATGCGCCAGCGCGTCCTCATCGCCATCGCGCTGGCGTGCCGCCCGAAGCTGCTCGTCGCCGACGAGCCGACGACGGCGCTCGACGTGACTATCCAGGCACAGATTCTGGACCTCATCGACGACCTCCAGGCGGACCTCGGGATGTCGGTCCTGTTCATCACGCACGACCTCGGCGTCGTTGCAGAGACCTGCGACCGCGTCGCCGTGATGTACGCCGGCGAAATCGTCGAGGAGGGGCCGGTCGAGGAGATATTCCAGAACCCGTCACATCCCTACACGTACACGCTGCTGGAATCGATACCGGGCGAGGGAACGGAGCGGCTGACTCCAATCGAAGGAAACGTTCCCAGCCTCATCGACATGCCCGAAGGGTGCCACTTCGCTGACCGCTGTCCGTGGGCCGAGCCCGAGTGTCGCGAGGGCGAGATTCCGTATCTCCAGCACGGGCCGGACGACGTCACCCACCGCTCGAAATGTATCCTCGAATCGTTCGATACAGACGAATACGGTACTGGCGACGCCGGTGTCGCCGCGACGGAGACGACGCGAACGGACAGACAGCTCATGGAGGTCGACGGGCTGAAAAAACACTTCTCGCGGGCCGACGACCTGCTTGACAAGTACATCGGGCGCGAGCCGGAGTCGGTCAAGGCCGTCGACGGCGTCTCGATGGATATCTACGAGGGCGAGACGCTGGGGCTCGTCGGCGAGTCCGGCTGTGGGAAGTCGACGACTGGCCGGACCATCCTCAGACTGCTAGAACCGACAGACGGGACCGTGGTCTTCGCCGGCCAAGACCTCGCGGACCTCGACAAGGATGGCCTGCGGGAAGTCCGTCGGGACCTGCAGATGATCTTCCAGGACCCGATGTCCAGCCTCGACCCGCGGATGACAGTCGGCCAGACGATCATGGAGCCGCTGAAGATCCACGACCTGCCGGAAGACACCGGTGACGGCTCACGCCGGGAACAGCGGGTCGACCGCGTGGCCGACCTCATGGAGGCGGTGGGGCTCGATCCGGACCAGTACGACCGCTACCCGCACGAACTGTCAGGCGGACAGCGCCAGCGGGTCGGCATCGCTCGCGCGCTCGCCGTCGACCCCGATTTCATCGTCTGTGACGAACCCGTTTCGGCGCTGGACGTGAGCGTCCAGGCACAGATAATCAACCTTCTGGAGGACCTCCAGCATGAGTTCGGCCTAACGTATCTGTTTATCGCCCACGACCTGAGCGTGGTTCGCCACATCTGTGACCGGGTCGCGGTGATGTATCTCGGTGAGGTGGTCGAAGTCGCCGACACGCCGGACCTGTTCGCGGACCCGAAACATCCCTACACGCGGGCACTCATGTCGGCGATCCCGGAACCGGACCCGACCGTGGAGGCCGACCGGATACTGCTGAAAGGCGACGTTCCGTCGCCGATCGACCCGCCGTCGGGCTGTCACTTCCGGACACGCTGTCCCGAAGTCATCCCGCCCGACATCGACATCGAACAGGAGACGTACCGCGAGGTAATGGACTACCGGCAACGGGTCGAGGACGAGGCCATCGCCATCGATGCAGTTCGGAAGCAGGCCCGAAAAACCGACAGTGCCACAGCGGCGACGGACGGTGGCGCGGACCTTACCGAGCCGCCGAGCGGCAGGGGGGAGGTACCGATGGCAGCGTTCAAACAGACGATGGTCGACCGGTTCTTCGAAACGAGCCTGACCGGAGAGAACCGCCGCGTCGTCGAAACGTCGATTGAACATCTCGCGGACGAGGACTGGGACGCCGCCGCGTCGGCGCTACGGGATCGATTCGAAAGCGTCTGTGAGACACAGCATCCCGAACTGCAACCGGACTCCCACCCAGCAGCGTGTCACCTCTACGAACAGGAGGAGGAAAGCAGTAACTGA
- a CDS encoding ABC transporter substrate-binding protein: MSSGDSLDRRSFLTAAGSAAAAATLAGCSGDGGDGGGTEGGDGGDGTGSDGGDGGSDQTLVYARGDHPENYDPQQSTSGEVAKVTNQVFDTLIQFAAGSGGQLEDALATDYTLEGTTATLTLREGVTFHNGEEFTASDFKATWQRFTQSDYEYYLGDDTRSGYGPFTLGDWIESVDASQDYELTIELTQQFAPFLRNLAMFASAVLSKAQIESMGDNQADLGSEPAGTGAFQFDTLDNPNERIRLRANNDYWGDGPNVGTVIFKTITENSTRVQDVINGASHITDNLDSSGFQRAEESGTATLLRKDGINHGYMAMNMARFEPFRDRQVRQAIAHAVNTEAIVNQIYQGFATQASQPLPPDVLGHNDDLDPYPTDKEKAQSMLEEAGYGDGFEFELATFSNPRGYNPSPVNTANQVKSDLEEIGLTVNINQFSNFGPYLDYTSAGKHDACFLGWYTDNADPDNFLYVLLDPQVEMDAVPDGQDWVSFDADGYNTLNVSGWANADYMELVREAQKTYAESDRETMYEEASQIAYDESPWVFIDYAETLRAVNEAVVEDTYTISSVGGPYLNTVELQ; this comes from the coding sequence ATGTCATCCGGTGATTCTCTGGACAGACGGAGCTTCCTTACCGCGGCCGGCAGTGCCGCGGCAGCCGCAACGCTCGCAGGTTGTTCCGGCGACGGCGGCGATGGTGGCGGAACCGAAGGTGGAGACGGTGGCGACGGCACTGGTAGCGACGGCGGGGACGGCGGAAGCGACCAGACGCTCGTGTACGCCCGCGGTGACCACCCGGAAAACTACGACCCACAGCAGTCGACCAGCGGCGAGGTGGCGAAGGTCACCAATCAGGTGTTTGACACCCTCATCCAGTTCGCGGCCGGGAGCGGCGGCCAACTCGAAGACGCGCTCGCGACCGACTACACTCTCGAGGGAACTACCGCGACGCTGACGCTTCGCGAAGGTGTAACCTTCCACAACGGCGAAGAGTTCACCGCGTCAGATTTCAAGGCAACCTGGCAGCGGTTCACCCAGAGCGACTACGAGTACTACCTCGGCGACGATACCCGGTCGGGGTACGGTCCGTTCACGCTCGGCGACTGGATCGAAAGCGTCGACGCGAGCCAGGACTACGAGCTGACAATCGAGCTTACACAGCAGTTCGCGCCGTTCCTTCGGAACCTCGCGATGTTCGCCTCGGCAGTCCTCTCGAAAGCCCAGATCGAATCGATGGGCGACAATCAGGCCGACCTCGGAAGCGAACCCGCGGGCACCGGGGCCTTCCAGTTCGATACGCTCGACAACCCGAACGAGCGCATCCGACTGCGGGCCAACAACGACTACTGGGGCGACGGCCCGAACGTCGGAACGGTCATCTTCAAGACCATCACCGAAAACAGCACGCGAGTGCAGGACGTCATCAACGGGGCCTCACACATCACGGACAACCTCGACTCCTCCGGCTTCCAGCGCGCCGAGGAAAGCGGGACGGCGACGCTGTTGCGGAAGGACGGCATCAACCACGGCTACATGGCGATGAACATGGCGCGGTTCGAGCCGTTCCGGGACCGGCAGGTCCGCCAGGCCATCGCCCACGCCGTCAACACCGAGGCCATCGTCAACCAGATCTACCAGGGCTTTGCGACCCAGGCCTCCCAGCCGCTCCCACCGGACGTGCTCGGGCACAACGACGACCTCGATCCGTATCCGACGGACAAGGAGAAGGCCCAGTCGATGCTCGAAGAGGCGGGCTACGGCGACGGCTTCGAGTTCGAACTCGCGACGTTCTCGAACCCTCGCGGATACAACCCCAGCCCGGTCAACACGGCGAACCAGGTGAAGTCTGACCTGGAGGAAATCGGTCTGACGGTCAACATCAACCAGTTCTCCAACTTCGGGCCGTATCTGGACTACACGTCGGCCGGGAAACACGACGCGTGTTTCCTCGGCTGGTACACCGACAACGCCGACCCGGACAACTTCCTGTACGTCCTGCTGGACCCACAGGTCGAGATGGACGCCGTCCCCGACGGGCAGGACTGGGTCAGTTTCGACGCCGACGGGTACAACACCCTCAACGTGTCCGGCTGGGCCAACGCCGACTACATGGAACTGGTCCGGGAAGCCCAGAAGACCTACGCGGAGAGCGACCGCGAGACGATGTACGAAGAGGCCAGCCAGATAGCCTACGACGAGTCCCCGTGGGTGTTCATCGACTACGCCGAGACGCTCCGGGCGGTCAACGAGGCTGTCGTCGAAGACACCTACACGATCAGCTCCGTAGGTGGCCCGTATCTTAACACAGTCGAACTGCAGTAG
- a CDS encoding ABC transporter permease has translation MNWTQFLFRLAEPVVPPRFVIKRLLLLIPVLFGVASVVFAILHLAPGDPAIIIAGQRASAEQLEQIRVELGLRRPLWEQYLTFLWDAARFDFGQSYSISRGNSVRSVISDRLPITLELAIYGQAAGILLGLPLGIISAVKQDSLTDHVTRIGALTGISVPIFWSGPLLILLFSTYLDVFPTSGRIASTLFLPDTWTLLGRELPLTGMITVDTILLGNTEAFLSAAHHLFLPAVVIGVYSTALISRMMRSSMLEVIRQDYIRTARAKGQGAKITLMKHGFRNALIPVVTVIGIQFGTLLGGAVLTETVFGINGMGLTIVTAIGVSDYPVVQGTVLTFALLFTLVNLFVDVTYSYLDPRIQQ, from the coding sequence ATGAACTGGACACAGTTTCTTTTCAGGCTGGCTGAGCCGGTGGTACCGCCACGGTTCGTCATCAAGCGACTGCTGTTGCTCATCCCGGTGCTGTTCGGCGTCGCGTCGGTCGTCTTTGCGATCCTCCACCTGGCTCCGGGCGACCCGGCTATCATTATCGCCGGCCAGCGAGCGTCGGCCGAACAGCTCGAACAGATACGTGTTGAACTGGGACTTCGGCGGCCGCTCTGGGAGCAGTACCTGACCTTCCTGTGGGACGCAGCACGGTTCGACTTCGGACAGTCCTACAGCATTAGCCGCGGGAACAGCGTCCGCTCGGTCATCTCCGACCGACTCCCGATCACGCTCGAACTCGCGATTTACGGCCAGGCGGCAGGCATCCTGCTCGGACTGCCACTGGGCATCATCTCCGCGGTCAAGCAGGATTCGCTGACGGACCACGTCACCCGAATCGGAGCACTGACGGGTATTTCCGTCCCGATATTCTGGTCCGGTCCGCTGCTCATCCTGCTGTTCTCGACGTACCTTGACGTGTTCCCGACCAGCGGGCGTATCGCCTCAACGCTATTTCTGCCCGACACCTGGACGCTGCTCGGCCGTGAGCTGCCCCTTACCGGGATGATAACAGTCGATACAATACTGCTCGGGAACACCGAGGCCTTCCTCTCGGCGGCGCATCACCTGTTCCTGCCGGCGGTGGTCATCGGCGTCTACTCGACGGCACTGATCTCGCGGATGATGCGCTCCTCGATGCTCGAAGTCATCCGGCAGGACTACATCCGGACCGCGCGGGCGAAGGGTCAGGGCGCGAAAATCACGCTGATGAAACACGGCTTCCGGAACGCGCTGATTCCGGTCGTCACCGTCATCGGTATCCAGTTCGGGACGCTGCTGGGCGGGGCAGTCCTGACCGAGACCGTGTTCGGTATCAACGGGATGGGGCTGACTATCGTCACCGCCATCGGCGTCTCGGACTACCCGGTCGTACAGGGAACGGTGCTCACCTTCGCCCTGCTGTTTACGCTCGTGAACCTCTTCGTCGACGTCACATACAGCTATCTCGACCCACGGATTCAACAATGA